From a single Bacillus pseudomycoides DSM 12442 genomic region:
- the cyoE gene encoding heme o synthase — translation MNHATSELHDESAITNVPETTRVQDLLALVKMGIVNSNTLTVFTGFWLALHFNGLNAVNHLDKMFFTIVGSALIMAGSCSLNNYIDRDIDHLMERTKNRPTVTGKYKPGFALTLGMTLLLLGFVFLLFTTPMAAIIGFIGAFTYVVLYSLWTKRAYTLNTVVGSVSGAVPPLIGWAAVDPSLDHPIAWMLFLIMFIWQIPHFLALAMKRVDEYRNAGIPMLPVVHGFDITKRQIMIWTVCLLPLPFYMSGLGVTFMVIATLLNIGWIVLGFYGFRKKDDIKWSVQMFVYSLNYLTILFVSMIVVTFF, via the coding sequence ATGAACCATGCAACAAGTGAGCTGCATGATGAGTCAGCTATAACAAATGTGCCGGAAACAACACGTGTACAAGATTTATTAGCGCTCGTTAAGATGGGGATTGTAAACTCGAATACACTTACGGTATTTACAGGATTTTGGTTGGCTTTACATTTTAATGGATTAAATGCTGTTAACCATTTGGATAAAATGTTCTTTACAATTGTCGGCTCGGCTTTAATTATGGCAGGATCATGTAGCTTGAATAACTATATTGATCGGGATATCGATCACTTAATGGAACGGACAAAAAATCGTCCGACAGTAACAGGAAAATATAAACCTGGTTTTGCGTTAACATTAGGTATGACTTTATTGCTTCTTGGTTTTGTATTCTTGTTATTTACAACACCAATGGCAGCAATTATAGGTTTCATCGGTGCTTTCACATACGTTGTTTTGTATTCATTATGGACAAAACGAGCATATACACTTAATACAGTAGTAGGTAGTGTATCTGGAGCAGTTCCACCTTTAATTGGTTGGGCAGCAGTTGATCCTAGTTTAGATCATCCAATTGCTTGGATGCTATTTTTAATTATGTTTATTTGGCAAATCCCACATTTCCTCGCGTTAGCGATGAAACGTGTTGATGAATATCGAAATGCAGGTATTCCCATGCTTCCTGTTGTACATGGATTTGATATTACAAAACGTCAAATCATGATTTGGACAGTATGTTTATTACCATTACCATTTTATATGAGTGGACTGGGAGTAACATTTATGGTAATTGCAACATTGCTTAACATTGGATGGATCGTATTAGGATTCTATGGATTCCGTAAGAAGGATGACATAAAATGGTCCGTACAAATGTTTGTCTACTCCTTGAATTACTTGACAATCTTATTTGTGTCAATGATTGTAGTTACATTCTTCTAA
- a CDS encoding COX15/CtaA family protein, with the protein MQRFIKWLAVITSLDLLGVLLGGALVTKTGSGQGCGKSWPLCNGELVPSNLSMETIIELSHRLTSGSAGILVTLLCILSWKYYKHVRETKTLAVLSFVFLVAQALMGAAAVVWGQVPAVLAIHFGISLISFASVILLTCLIFEIDKKFDARSLIMDKKMKFHIYGVTIYSYIVVYTGALVRHERASLACPDFPLCSKNRPWPTQLHEWVQMGHRVAAILIFAWILYAMIVAIRHYKQHQVVYWGWIISFILVTLQAVVGILVVYTNASLSMALLHSLFISCLFAVLCYLVMLGTRSTANAKEAHPSTTTQNKQSF; encoded by the coding sequence TTGCAACGCTTTATTAAATGGTTAGCAGTCATTACAAGCCTCGACTTACTAGGGGTTTTATTAGGAGGGGCTTTAGTTACAAAAACAGGTTCAGGTCAAGGATGCGGTAAATCCTGGCCACTTTGTAATGGTGAACTCGTTCCCTCTAATCTATCAATGGAAACGATTATTGAACTAAGTCACCGCTTAACATCCGGATCGGCAGGGATTCTCGTTACACTTCTTTGTATCCTATCCTGGAAATATTATAAACATGTACGTGAAACAAAAACGCTAGCTGTTTTATCTTTCGTATTTTTAGTGGCACAAGCACTCATGGGAGCTGCCGCAGTTGTTTGGGGACAAGTACCTGCTGTATTAGCTATTCATTTTGGTATTTCTTTAATTTCGTTTGCTTCTGTCATTTTACTAACGTGCCTTATTTTTGAAATCGACAAAAAATTCGATGCACGTTCTCTCATCATGGACAAAAAAATGAAATTTCATATTTACGGTGTAACAATTTACAGTTATATTGTCGTCTATACAGGAGCTTTAGTACGTCACGAGCGTGCAAGTTTAGCTTGTCCAGACTTTCCACTTTGTAGTAAAAACAGACCATGGCCTACTCAATTGCATGAATGGGTTCAAATGGGACACAGGGTTGCCGCAATATTAATATTTGCTTGGATCCTATACGCAATGATTGTTGCTATTCGTCACTATAAACAGCACCAGGTTGTATATTGGGGATGGATTATCTCATTTATTCTCGTTACACTTCAAGCAGTTGTTGGTATTTTAGTCGTTTATACTAATGCAAGTTTATCAATGGCATTGTTACATTCACTCTTTATTTCTTGTCTCTTTGCTGTATTATGCTATTTAGTCATGTTAGGTACACGAAGCACAGCAAATGCAAAAGAGGCACACCCATCAACTACAACGCAAAATAAACAATCGTTTTAA
- the pyc gene encoding pyruvate carboxylase — translation MTKLQRIQKVLVANRGEIAIRVFRACSELGLNTVAIYSKEDSGSYHRYKADESYLVGEGKKPIDAYLDIEGIIEIAKSNHVDAIHPGYGFLSENIQFARRCEEEGIIFIGPKSKHLDMFGDKVKARTQAQLANIPVIPGSDGPINSLEEVEEFAKKYDYPIIIKASLGGGGRGMRIVRSGDELKESYDRAKSEAKAAFGNDEVYVEKFVEKPKHIEVQILADEEGNVVHLYERDCSVQRRHQKVVEIAPSVSLSDDLRHRICEAAVQLTKNVNYLNAGTVEFLVKGDDFYFIEVNPRVQVEHTITEMITGIDIVQSQILIADGHALHSPIVSIPKQEDVIVHGYAIQSRVTTEDPLNNFMPDTGKIMAYRSGGGFGVRLDTGNSFQGAVITPYYDSLLVKVTTWALTFEQAAAKMERNLKEFRIRGIKTNIPFLENVVKHKNFLSGEYDTSFIDASPELFVFPKRKDRGTKMLSYVGTVTVNGFPGVGKKEKPIFPDARIPNVKHYESIQDGTKQILDERGADGLVKWVQDQKRVLLTDTTFRDAHQSLLATRIRTKDLNQIAEPTARMLPNLFSAEMWGGATFDVAYRFLKEDPWERLLELRERMPNVLFQMLLRSSNAVGYKNYPDNLIQKFVECSAQAGIDVFRIFDSLNWVEGMRVAIDAVRESGKIAEATMCYTGDIHDPMRSKYDLNYYKNLAKELEASGAHILGIKDMAGLLKPNAAYDLVSALKETVSIPIHLHTHDTSGNGVLTYTKAIEAGVDIVDVAVSSMAGLTSQPSANTLYYALGGNERQPDVNVNSLEKLSHYWEDVRKYYAPFESGMNAPHTEVYMHEMPGGQYSNLQQQAKAVGLGDRFDEVKVMYRRVNDMFGDIVKVTPSSKVVGDMALFMVQNHLTEQDIFERGHSLDFPGSVVEMFSGDLGQPYGGFPKELQKIILKGKEPLTVRPGELLEPVDFDALKEELFHKLGREVTIFDVVAYALYPKVFMDYEKVAGLYGNVSVLDTPTFFYGMRLGEEIGVEIERGKTLMVKLVSIGEPQPDGTRVLYFEFNGQPREIVVKDEGVKSTVAQRVKGNRENPNHISATMPGTVIKVVVNEGDEVKKGDSMAITEAMKMETTVQAPFNGKVKKVYVKDGDAIQTGDLLIELEQ, via the coding sequence ATGACAAAGCTGCAACGTATTCAAAAAGTTTTAGTAGCTAACCGTGGAGAAATTGCAATTCGTGTATTCCGAGCTTGTTCAGAACTTGGATTAAATACAGTTGCAATTTATTCAAAAGAGGATAGCGGTTCTTACCATCGCTATAAAGCGGATGAATCTTATTTAGTGGGAGAAGGCAAAAAACCAATCGATGCTTACCTTGATATTGAAGGTATTATTGAGATTGCAAAAAGCAATCACGTGGATGCAATTCACCCTGGATATGGTTTCTTGTCAGAAAATATCCAATTTGCTAGACGTTGTGAAGAAGAAGGAATTATCTTTATCGGACCAAAGAGCAAACATTTAGATATGTTTGGAGATAAAGTAAAAGCAAGAACACAAGCGCAATTAGCAAATATTCCAGTTATTCCGGGCAGCGATGGACCTATTAATTCACTAGAAGAAGTTGAAGAGTTTGCTAAGAAGTATGATTACCCGATAATTATTAAAGCATCACTTGGTGGTGGTGGCCGCGGTATGCGTATTGTACGTAGCGGTGATGAATTAAAAGAATCTTATGATCGTGCAAAATCAGAAGCGAAAGCAGCTTTTGGTAATGATGAAGTGTATGTTGAAAAATTCGTTGAAAAACCTAAACATATAGAAGTTCAAATATTAGCAGATGAAGAAGGAAATGTTGTGCATTTATATGAGCGTGATTGCTCTGTACAACGTCGTCATCAAAAAGTAGTTGAAATTGCGCCAAGCGTGTCACTTTCAGATGATCTTCGTCATCGTATTTGTGAAGCAGCGGTACAGTTAACGAAAAATGTAAATTATTTAAATGCTGGTACGGTTGAGTTCCTTGTAAAAGGCGATGACTTTTATTTCATTGAAGTAAATCCACGTGTTCAAGTAGAACATACAATTACAGAGATGATTACAGGCATTGATATTGTTCAGTCACAAATTTTAATTGCAGATGGACACGCTTTACATAGCCCAATCGTAAGTATACCAAAACAAGAAGACGTTATTGTGCATGGTTATGCGATTCAATCTCGTGTAACAACAGAAGATCCGCTTAATAATTTTATGCCTGATACAGGGAAAATTATGGCGTATCGTTCTGGTGGTGGTTTTGGCGTTCGTCTTGACACAGGTAACAGTTTCCAAGGGGCTGTTATTACACCGTACTATGATTCATTACTTGTAAAAGTAACAACTTGGGCGCTTACATTTGAACAAGCAGCTGCGAAAATGGAGCGCAACTTAAAAGAGTTTCGTATTCGTGGGATTAAAACAAACATTCCATTCTTAGAGAATGTAGTAAAACATAAAAACTTCTTGTCAGGGGAATATGATACGTCATTTATTGATGCATCACCTGAACTGTTCGTGTTTCCAAAACGTAAAGATCGTGGAACAAAGATGTTAAGTTATGTTGGTACGGTAACAGTAAATGGTTTCCCAGGAGTAGGGAAGAAAGAGAAGCCAATTTTCCCAGATGCACGTATACCAAATGTAAAACATTATGAATCGATTCAAGATGGAACAAAACAAATTTTAGACGAACGCGGAGCGGATGGATTAGTAAAATGGGTGCAAGATCAAAAACGTGTACTTTTAACAGATACAACATTCCGAGATGCACACCAATCATTACTTGCAACACGGATTCGTACAAAAGATTTAAACCAAATTGCTGAACCGACAGCTAGAATGTTACCGAATTTATTCTCAGCGGAAATGTGGGGCGGTGCAACGTTTGATGTTGCGTATCGTTTCTTAAAAGAAGATCCATGGGAACGATTATTAGAACTTCGTGAAAGAATGCCAAATGTTTTATTCCAAATGCTTCTTCGTTCATCAAATGCGGTTGGTTATAAAAACTATCCAGATAATTTAATTCAAAAATTTGTAGAATGTTCAGCGCAAGCTGGTATCGATGTATTCCGTATTTTTGATAGCTTAAACTGGGTGGAAGGTATGAGAGTTGCAATTGATGCTGTAAGAGAGAGTGGCAAAATTGCAGAGGCAACAATGTGTTATACAGGGGATATCCATGACCCAATGCGCAGTAAATATGACTTAAATTATTATAAAAACTTAGCGAAAGAATTGGAAGCGTCAGGAGCACATATTCTAGGTATTAAAGATATGGCTGGATTATTAAAACCAAATGCAGCCTATGATTTAGTTTCTGCTTTAAAAGAAACGGTATCGATTCCGATTCACCTTCATACGCATGATACAAGTGGAAATGGTGTTTTAACGTATACGAAAGCAATTGAAGCAGGTGTTGATATTGTCGATGTAGCTGTAAGCTCAATGGCAGGTCTAACATCACAACCAAGTGCAAATACGTTATATTATGCGCTAGGTGGAAATGAAAGACAACCAGATGTTAATGTGAATTCATTAGAAAAACTTTCACATTACTGGGAGGATGTTCGTAAATATTATGCACCATTTGAAAGTGGTATGAATGCACCTCATACAGAGGTATATATGCATGAAATGCCAGGTGGCCAATATAGTAACCTTCAACAACAAGCGAAAGCAGTTGGTTTAGGAGACCGATTTGATGAAGTGAAAGTGATGTATCGCCGTGTAAATGATATGTTTGGTGATATTGTAAAAGTAACACCATCATCAAAAGTTGTTGGCGACATGGCGCTATTTATGGTACAAAATCACCTTACAGAACAAGACATTTTTGAGCGTGGACATTCTTTAGATTTCCCAGGTTCTGTTGTGGAAATGTTCTCTGGAGATCTTGGACAACCATATGGTGGCTTCCCGAAAGAATTACAAAAAATCATTTTAAAAGGGAAAGAGCCATTAACAGTAAGACCAGGGGAATTGTTAGAACCAGTGGACTTCGATGCTTTAAAAGAAGAGTTGTTCCATAAACTTGGACGTGAAGTAACGATTTTTGATGTTGTTGCATATGCATTATATCCAAAAGTATTTATGGATTATGAAAAAGTCGCTGGGCTTTATGGAAACGTGTCTGTACTCGATACGCCAACATTCTTCTATGGTATGAGGCTTGGTGAAGAAATTGGTGTGGAAATTGAACGTGGTAAAACATTAATGGTTAAATTAGTATCAATTGGTGAACCACAACCAGATGGGACACGTGTACTTTACTTTGAATTTAACGGGCAACCGCGTGAAATTGTTGTGAAAGATGAAGGTGTTAAATCAACAGTCGCGCAGCGTGTGAAAGGGAATCGTGAGAATCCAAATCATATTAGTGCAACAATGCCGGGAACGGTCATTAAAGTTGTTGTAAATGAAGGTGATGAAGTGAAAAAAGGCGATTCCATGGCAATTACAGAAGCGATGAAGATGGAAACGACGGTTCAGGCGCCATTCAATGGAAAAGTGAAGAAAGTATATGTAAAAGATGGAGATGCGATTCAAACAGGCGATTTACTTATTGAACTAGAACAATAA
- a CDS encoding FtsW/RodA/SpoVE family cell cycle protein, which yields MKKVWKSMDYSLLLPLVILCVLGVIMVYSSSSIVAITRHEKPADFFFNKQLLALAIGTVGLGIIVAIPYHVWRKRIVLLLMMTGSIGLLALALLIGKKVNGAQAWVLGIQPAEFVKIAIIIVLARFFARRQETDTSVWKGSAGTIMFIGLILFLIRKQNDLGTVLLIIGIVGIMFLCSGIPINKWIKRLALSTIVWIPLLYLVGNYALKPYQKARFAVFLNPFDDPQGDGFQLVNSFIGIASGGLNGRGLSNSIQKFGYLPEPHTDFIMAIISEELGFVGVAIVLISLLLIIIRALRIAQKCKDPFGSLIAIGIASLFGVQTFVNIGGMSGLMPLTGVPLPFVSYGGSSLMANLFAMGILLNLGSYVKRQEKQQKEIYEKKQQGEPHLVVVK from the coding sequence ATGAAAAAAGTATGGAAGTCAATGGATTATTCATTATTGCTTCCTCTTGTTATTTTATGTGTACTGGGAGTTATAATGGTATACAGTTCTAGCTCTATTGTAGCAATTACAAGGCATGAAAAACCGGCCGATTTCTTTTTTAATAAGCAATTATTAGCTCTAGCTATTGGAACCGTAGGGTTAGGAATTATCGTTGCTATTCCGTACCACGTTTGGAGAAAACGAATTGTTTTGTTATTAATGATGACAGGTAGTATTGGATTGCTAGCGTTAGCATTATTGATTGGAAAGAAAGTAAATGGTGCGCAAGCATGGGTGCTTGGTATACAGCCCGCTGAATTTGTTAAAATTGCTATCATTATTGTACTCGCGCGTTTCTTTGCGAGAAGGCAAGAAACTGATACTTCAGTTTGGAAGGGATCAGCAGGTACGATTATGTTTATAGGATTAATATTGTTTTTAATTCGTAAACAAAATGATTTAGGAACAGTTTTGTTAATCATAGGTATTGTCGGAATTATGTTTCTTTGTTCAGGGATTCCGATTAACAAGTGGATAAAGCGTCTTGCATTAAGCACAATTGTATGGATTCCGCTTTTATACTTAGTTGGTAATTATGCATTGAAACCTTATCAAAAAGCACGTTTTGCGGTGTTTTTAAATCCATTTGATGATCCACAGGGTGATGGATTTCAGCTGGTGAATTCCTTTATTGGAATTGCTTCAGGTGGACTGAATGGTAGAGGACTTAGTAATAGTATACAAAAATTTGGGTATTTACCTGAGCCGCATACAGACTTTATTATGGCGATCATATCTGAGGAACTTGGTTTTGTCGGTGTAGCGATTGTTTTAATTAGTTTGTTACTTATTATTATTCGTGCATTGCGAATTGCTCAAAAGTGTAAGGATCCATTTGGAAGTTTAATTGCTATAGGTATTGCTAGCCTGTTTGGGGTGCAAACGTTTGTTAACATTGGTGGTATGTCTGGGCTAATGCCTCTTACTGGTGTGCCTTTGCCGTTTGTCAGTTATGGTGGTAGTTCTTTAATGGCGAATCTATTTGCAATGGGTATATTGTTGAACTTAGGGAGTTATGTGAAACGACAAGAGAAGCAACAAAAAGAAATATATGAGAAAAAACAACAAGGTGAGCCACATCTTGTTGTTGTGAAATAA
- a CDS encoding YlaN family protein, whose translation MASETVANHQEKALALLKADAEKILRLIKVQMDHLTMPQCPLYEEVLDTQMFGLSREVDFAVRLGLITEEQGKEMLGELERELSALHEAFTNKQ comes from the coding sequence TTGGCGTCTGAGACAGTAGCAAATCATCAGGAAAAGGCACTTGCCCTTCTAAAAGCGGATGCGGAGAAGATTTTAAGACTTATTAAGGTGCAAATGGACCACCTTACGATGCCGCAATGTCCATTATATGAAGAAGTGTTGGACACGCAAATGTTTGGACTATCCCGTGAAGTTGACTTTGCGGTTCGTCTTGGTCTTATTACAGAAGAGCAAGGGAAAGAAATGTTAGGAGAGCTCGAACGGGAATTATCAGCACTTCATGAAGCATTTACAAACAAACAATAA
- a CDS encoding PhoH family protein yields the protein MDKIYVLDTNVLLQDPLSIFSFETNEVVIPAVVLEEVDSKKRYMDEVGRNARYVSKLIDKFRELGKLHESIPLENGGTFRIELNHRSFVQLQDIFVEKTNDNRILAVAKNLFLEEQEKENGKSVILVSKDVLVRVKADALGLQAEDYLSDRVIEVENIYSGFLEGYISKEQLNYFYEKGEFPLSEIANHPFYPNQFIVMKDALGGSSSALGIVDYSGKKVKKLIFHNEQVWGIRPRNVQQIMGLELLLREDIPLVTLTGKAGTGKTLLALAAGLMQTEDLGLYKKLLVARPIVPVGKDIGYLPGEKEEKLRPWMQPIFDNLEYLFNTKKPGELDAILAGMGSIEVEALTYIRGRSIPDQFIIIDEAQNLTKHEVKTILTRVGEKSKIVLMGDPQQIDHPYLDEYNNGLTYVVEKFKEQKISGHVKFVKGERSNLAQLAADLL from the coding sequence TTGGATAAAATTTATGTGTTAGATACGAATGTACTTTTGCAGGATCCTTTATCTATTTTTTCTTTTGAAACAAATGAGGTAGTGATTCCAGCAGTTGTATTAGAAGAGGTTGATTCGAAAAAACGCTACATGGATGAAGTCGGACGAAATGCTCGTTATGTATCTAAATTGATAGATAAATTTCGCGAATTAGGAAAACTGCATGAGAGTATACCCCTTGAAAATGGAGGGACATTTCGTATTGAATTAAACCATCGCTCATTTGTTCAACTGCAAGATATTTTTGTTGAAAAAACAAACGATAATCGTATTTTAGCTGTTGCGAAAAATTTATTCTTAGAAGAGCAAGAGAAAGAGAATGGAAAGTCTGTCATTTTAGTAAGTAAAGATGTACTTGTGAGAGTAAAAGCAGATGCTCTTGGTTTACAAGCTGAAGATTATTTAAGTGATCGTGTAATTGAAGTAGAAAATATATATTCAGGTTTTTTAGAAGGTTACATATCAAAAGAACAGCTCAATTATTTTTATGAAAAAGGAGAATTTCCTTTATCGGAAATTGCAAATCATCCATTTTATCCAAATCAATTTATCGTGATGAAAGATGCATTAGGTGGTTCTAGCTCTGCACTTGGAATTGTTGATTATTCAGGGAAAAAAGTGAAGAAACTTATTTTTCATAATGAGCAAGTTTGGGGAATACGTCCACGGAATGTGCAGCAAATTATGGGATTAGAATTGTTGCTTCGTGAAGATATTCCACTCGTAACGTTAACAGGGAAAGCAGGAACTGGTAAAACATTACTCGCGTTAGCTGCTGGTCTTATGCAAACGGAGGATTTAGGATTGTACAAAAAACTCCTTGTTGCTCGGCCGATTGTTCCAGTTGGTAAGGATATCGGATATTTACCAGGAGAAAAAGAAGAAAAGTTAAGACCGTGGATGCAACCAATTTTCGATAATCTAGAGTATTTATTTAATACAAAAAAACCAGGCGAATTAGATGCGATTTTAGCGGGTATGGGTTCAATTGAAGTAGAGGCGCTTACTTATATACGAGGACGAAGTATTCCAGATCAATTTATTATTATTGATGAGGCGCAAAATTTAACGAAACATGAAGTGAAAACAATATTAACAAGGGTTGGAGAAAAAAGTAAAATTGTATTAATGGGAGATCCACAACAAATTGATCATCCTTACTTAGATGAATATAATAATGGTTTAACGTATGTTGTAGAGAAATTTAAAGAACAAAAAATTAGCGGACATGTAAAGTTTGTAAAAGGAGAGCGTTCTAATTTAGCACAACTAGCAGCGGACTTATTATAA
- a CDS encoding pyridoxamine 5'-phosphate oxidase family protein, with product MANVVEPTLTDSLVQSLREGRIITIATIDFEKAVPNVSAISWVYAINETSIRFAIDQRSRIAENLRHHAGIVLTVMANESVFSISGEAKILKERLDGSPLKLTVVEVSVQEVRDVMFYGAKLASEPTYEKTYDPRAAETLDNQVLTAMKEL from the coding sequence ATGGCAAATGTAGTAGAACCTACATTGACAGATTCTTTAGTTCAATCTTTACGTGAAGGACGTATTATAACAATTGCAACAATTGATTTTGAAAAGGCTGTTCCGAATGTAAGTGCTATTTCATGGGTATATGCAATAAATGAGACAAGTATTCGATTTGCGATTGATCAACGCTCTCGTATTGCGGAAAATTTGCGCCATCATGCAGGGATTGTACTCACTGTAATGGCAAATGAATCTGTATTTTCCATTAGCGGTGAAGCAAAGATTTTAAAGGAGAGATTGGATGGCAGTCCACTCAAATTAACTGTAGTAGAAGTATCTGTTCAAGAAGTACGTGATGTTATGTTTTATGGAGCAAAGCTTGCTTCGGAACCAACATATGAAAAAACATATGATCCTCGTGCTGCTGAAACACTTGATAATCAAGTGTTAACGGCGATGAAAGAATTGTAG
- a CDS encoding YlaI family protein has protein sequence MRVKCMLCDKKEELDDENPMAKRLRNRPIHTYMCMECTERIAERTMERHATGNFHLYRDKTIEDEW, from the coding sequence ATGAGAGTCAAATGCATGCTTTGTGATAAAAAAGAAGAGTTAGATGACGAAAATCCTATGGCCAAAAGGCTTCGTAACCGTCCTATTCATACATATATGTGCATGGAATGCACAGAACGTATTGCAGAACGTACAATGGAACGCCATGCAACTGGAAATTTCCACTTATATCGTGATAAAACAATAGAAGATGAGTGGTAA
- a CDS encoding YlaH-like family protein has translation MLERMSFFAKLYNVDVNPEVGMWQLYGTMIILSALVYKLGFARKLPLLKNIVIYVSLAIGCTVLTFLGVFLPVGEGLVVTAIVFGIYRLRLRQAKQQRLG, from the coding sequence ATGCTAGAGAGAATGTCATTTTTTGCAAAGTTATACAATGTAGATGTGAATCCAGAAGTAGGGATGTGGCAGCTTTACGGTACAATGATTATACTAAGTGCACTCGTATATAAATTAGGATTTGCTAGGAAGTTACCGTTACTAAAAAACATTGTGATTTATGTATCCTTAGCAATTGGATGTACAGTTTTAACTTTTTTGGGAGTGTTTTTACCAGTAGGAGAAGGACTTGTTGTGACAGCGATTGTATTCGGTATTTATAGATTACGCTTACGCCAAGCAAAGCAACAAAGATTGGGTTAA